In the Primulina eburnea isolate SZY01 unplaced genomic scaffold, ASM2296580v1 ctg739_ERROPOS11973397, whole genome shotgun sequence genome, one interval contains:
- the LOC140821790 gene encoding transcription factor bHLH149-like: MADTSNPVTNSDLPRKKRNKAGSGRISRESSRARWRTETEQRIYSSNLIDALRSLRHPDSSSVRDAADKVLAVSAKGRTRWSRAILTGRLSFRLSQINRRHKKAAKPVVASKKPAARNNLPPLQRKVKALSRLVPGCRKLSLPNLLEETTDYIAALEMQVKAMALITGLLNATS; the protein is encoded by the coding sequence ATGGCGGATACTTCGAATCCAGTTACAAACTCCGACCTGCCTCGTAAGAAGCGAAATAAAGCTGGGTCCGGCCGAATTTCCAGGGAATCGTCTCGGGCCAGGTGGAGAACCGAAACCGAGCAGCGGATATACTCCTCCAACCTCATCGATGCCCTCCGCAGTCTACGCCATCCCGATTCCTCCTCTGTACGCGACGCCGCCGACAAGGTGCTCGCCGTCTCCGCCAAGGGAAGGACCCGATGGAGCCGCGCCATCCTCACCGGCCGCCTCAGCTTCAGGCTCTCTCAAATCAACCGAAGACACAAGAAGGCGGCTAAACCAGTTGTGGCGTCGAAGAAACCGGCGGCTCGGAATAATCTACCGCCGCTGCAGAGGAAGGTGAAGGCTTTGAGCCGCTTGGTTCCCGGCTGCCGGAAGCTGTCGCTTCCGAATCTTCTAGAAGAGACGACGGACTATATCGCTGCTTTGGAAATGCAAGTCAAAGCTATGGCTCTCATCACCGGTCTACTAAACGCGACGTCGTAG